GAACGTGAAGTGTGCGGTATGGCCGATCTCTCGTCCGGTGAAGTAGACCGGTGGGTTCACGGTGTAACTGGACGTGCCGTCATAGTTCCGGATCCTGACGTATCCACCGTTTCTGGACTTTGTTGTAAAGTAGAAGCTGAAAGGTATGGACAAGGGAATCTTTTCACTTCCATTATGACCAGAGGTTTACAATGGGGTGACGtaagaaagaacagtttgtcaTTTTTGATAGAACCTAAACTTAATGTCTGTGCATAGATCTAATGCTAGTATACAGACTGCATGGCTTACATTCGCAGACACTTTTCTTCACCGTCCATTTCACCATTCAATCTAATGTGTGAGGATTTAATAACGCATACCTGTCGCCGTGCAGTGGTGTGGATGTCATCATCGTACTTTTCAAGCAGTCGTGTAGAGATGACTTGGGGTTGTCTCTGCTGATACCACCGTCCAAGCAAGGCATTGTTCCACTGCTTACCCGGGTGCCACCTTGACCAAATTGAGAACAAGAACAAAGCGTTCTTACCTAGCCTGGCATATAAAATGTCAGTACTAGCTATGTGAAATAAAAGCTACTCACATATTTGCTAACGAGTGCTGTCGGGACCACCTGACCGTCCACCGGCACTGATGGACGATAAACGTCAAGGTATCACAAGTAACTAATAACAATAAACATAAACTCATTTTTGACATTGCCATAACCCACCTCTCTGCAGCCACCAGTCCACCGATGCTGAGATCACACCTATCCCGTGGTCATCTATGTAGTAATGTCTGGGCCAGTCTGTCGCACTGGGGCCTTGGAAACTGGTTTCCCATTCAGCCTAAAGAAAGCCATAAGATATTAGCTGCAATGATAAGCAGAATTTGAAATGAACGCAACAATCCCTACCGAACCCCTACGATTAAATCAATTTTCGATTAAAAGTGGAAATTCCCTGCCTCAAACTGAAGCTGGCTGTTGATAGATGATCCGATGTTGGTCCAGATAGAGGGTGATGTCATGCTGTCGGTACATGGTGCCTCTATGGTGCCCTTCTCCAGTCCGTTAACCATTCTCTTCAGTTTCCCCATGCAGTAATACATGACAGGAGGGGCAGAAACTGAAATAAACAATGACACAAAACTAAAGGGTGGGTTTTAAGCTGAATTGCTAGGAAAGAACATATAAATGCTATTCTTATTttacaattaagggttaatgacgtgcccccgaggtgtatatggcaTCATAACACCTGGTCCTCTGCTATAATcaccaaataaaaccaccgagtgagcgaagcgaacggtgccggtgtcgattcattttgaccaatcagatgagcgatacacaccggcctggccggatctatgtgttacggcgtcataaccaacgtggaacggggccttctgattggtccgcggcgccatGAATTTGTATTAACAAGAAGTTCAAGTAgactgtgtttacacaatctctcgctggctggagttAATGACACCCTCCCCTAGGGCGGTGGAAATTGTAGGgacggccgctaggagcgcgattttagtcaggctagaagTTCAAGGACTGGTAACAATACTCAACTCGTCAAACAGTTGTTTCCAGCAAAGCGTGGTGCGCATGTGCAGGAAGACGGTGTACCGTCGGCACATCTGCCCGGGTAGCAAAATGTGCTGTCAGGTCGCCATGAGCACAGCTCTGCAGAGGCAGGGAATATGGTTATGAACGAATGATAGTCTTAATCATAAATTCACGGACTATCGTGCTAAATACAAGCATACAAATATAGAAGCCGTAACGAAGTTTGATGTGCGACATAGTATGCTCAAAACGGATGTCTGATtgcatgagaaaaaaaaattgtcagtcCTAGTCAAGGTGAGAAAACCTATGTTCACAAAgacaaatacacacagacacaaacatagATCTTAATTTTATATTTCTCAAACATAGATCTAACTCTGTATTTCTTAATTTTGAAATCCACATTTAGAAACAATGATCATAATAAGTTTGGAGAGGGACGCAAGATGATACAAGTATGATTTTAGCAATGTTATGGCATAATGaccttttttcatttcaattacAGAGTAAACATTTTTGTTCAATTACGAAATACTTATCTGTACGATCTCACTTGTGCATGATCTTCCGTCGGCCGAGAGTCGGTACGCCTTTTTGTCGCCACCCCTGTAATAAATACACCTCGTACATCGCGAGACCATTTGCCCGGAACATGGGGCGTAGCTCTCACAGTTGACGATGCTTTGGCATGCTGCACGGGAATGTCATCATATCCATGTCATTAATACTGACCATAAATCATGATAAAAGTGCGATTTGTCAGCAATGGGCAACAATTTGCATATTCAAACAGATCAAGGGTCGCTTTTTCATCGGCTcgaattacagtcaaacctgtctatagcggtcactcaagggactggccaaaattggccactatagagaggtggcccctatagagaatatgctaattaattgaccacaagcaataagttacacatggttctagtacccactgatctttattcacataatacagtactgtacatgtactgcaatgatttttacactatatgtattaagaaaacaaaagctataaaaattttaaatgttctacacttgatattgt
The window above is part of the Branchiostoma floridae strain S238N-H82 chromosome 14, Bfl_VNyyK, whole genome shotgun sequence genome. Proteins encoded here:
- the LOC118430082 gene encoding uncharacterized protein LOC118430082 — encoded protein: MNVIKGQLVLWGVLIISMRIGNTFACQSIVNCESYAPCSGQMVSRCTRCIYYRGGDKKAYRLSADGRSCTKLCSWRPDSTFCYPGRCADGTPSSCTCAPRFAGNNCLTISAPPVMYYCMGKLKRMVNGLEKGTIEAPCTDSMTSPSIWTNIGSSINSQLQFEAEWETSFQGPSATDWPRHYYIDDHGIGVISASVDWWLQRGGTRVSSGTMPCLDGGISRDNPKSSLHDCLKSTMMTSTPLHGDSFYFTTKSRNGGYVRIRNYDGTSSYTVNPPVYFTGREIGHTAHFTFDFESPYHCSVSGGCTDNMLDRGPAITKNGHLNLRWSGWRDDDAGLGEYEYEVFLLAPFGDELQERYPAITGGRVAPDVKGWNVTLNETGKIS